One Pyrus communis chromosome 13, drPyrComm1.1, whole genome shotgun sequence genomic window carries:
- the LOC137713635 gene encoding F-box/LRR-repeat protein At4g14103-like, protein MDTGSCEGEGVDGKRRMIDRFSNLPDHVAHHILSFLTISHLARFGCVSRRCRELYLSAPFLNIDELPRLSDAKCSKLQRWLNCMDRFFFLRGNNKIQRLRVCWMSHFVDVSDSDSDGHVDGDDEDDDETLCSCDEYFRMMSWIHNAVRCNVEELDLDIGPGEAIAPVFPSSVFLCGSLTSLSVDLGRIVLHVPSFAFPSNLKYLKLKSGMVEQGFSKWISCWCKCIEELTLDGIHMRDTTIESSSLKKFSFVGDNLTDTVDIRGDKLEEIVIDWLLHSPREKSLNINAPCLKYLSWKGNLMESRNIGKLEFLEEAAILLKPEVDGSSDVLEVLSSLCRAKVLSINEATIKASYREGSIPASFDNVSSLDIHIKSFGDELVPAVVSLFKGMPKLCSLYINSKRPLYGDEYDACGFNMGYWKMQNFGFIHQLKEVSIELSHGTNGVELIRYILEYAQNLETMLIIHSPQHLDELVTKLDETKKISNAKIFFKESKKSVFVL, encoded by the exons ATGGATACTGGAAGTTGTGAGGGTGAGGGAGTTGATGGTAAGAGGAGGATGATAGACAGATTTAGTAATCTTCCTGACCATGTTGCCCACCACATACTTTCTTTCCTGACTATCTCGCACCTTGCCCGTTTCGGCTGCGTGTCCAGACGATGCAGGGAACTCTATCTGTCAGCTCCATTTTTGAACATTGATGAACTTCCTCGCTTGTCTGATGCCAAGTGTAGTAAGCTGCAAAGGTGGTTGAATTGTATGGATAGGTTCTTCTTTCTTCGTGGTAATAATAAGATACAGCGTCTTCGTGTTTGTTGGATGAGTCACTTTGTAGACGTTAGTGATAGTGATAGTGATGGTCATGTCGATGgtgatgatgaggatgatgatgaaaCACTGTGCTCCTGTGATGAGTATTTTCGAATGATGTCGTGGATACACAATGCAGTGCGGTGTAACGTTGAAGAGCTTGATCTTGATATTGGTCCTGGAGAGGCGATAGCTCCGGTGTTTCCATCTTCTGTCTTTCTTTGTGGTTCTTTGACGTCGCTGTCGGTGGACCTGGGTCGTATAGTGCTTCACGTGCCCTCTTTTGCGTTTCCCTCTAATCTCAAATACTTGAAGTTGAAAAGCGGCATGGTAGAACAGGGGTTTTCCAAATGGATCTCATGTTGGTGCAAATGCATTGAGGAGTTGACTCTTGATGGAATTCATATGCGAGATACCACCATTGAAAGCTCGTCTTTgaaaaaattttcttttgtgggGGACAATTTAACTGACACAGTTGACATCAGAGGCGATAAACTTGAAGAAATAGTTATCGACTGGCTGCTTCACTCTCCTAGAGAAAAATCGTTAAATATTAATGCCCCATGTCTTAAATATTTGAGTTGGAAGGGGAATTTGATGGAAAGCCGAAATATCGGAAAATTAGAATTCTTAGAAGAAGCTGCTATTCTTCTGAAGCCTGAAGTAGATGGCTCTAGCGATGTACTTGAAGTTCTTTCCAGTTTATGCCGGGCTAAAGTTCTTAGCATAAACGAAGCGACAATTAAG GCTTCATATCGGGAAGGATCCATTCCAGCATCGTTTGATAACGTTTCATCTCTCGATATACATATTAAAAGCTTTGGTGATGAGTTGGTCCCAGCAGTAGTCTCTCTTTTCAAGGGAATGCCCAAATTGTGTTCTTTATACATAAATTCTAAGCGCCCTCTTTATGGCGATGAATATGAT GCATGTGGGTTTAATATGGGATATTGGAAGATGCAAAACTTTGGTTTTATTCATCAGCTTAAGGAGGTTTCCATAGAGCTTTCTCATGGGACTAATGGAGTAGAGCTAATCAGGTATATACTCGAGTATGCCCAGAATTTGGAGACAATGCTCATAATTCATTCACCCCAACATTTGGATGAGCTTGTGACGAAGTTAGATGAAACCAAGAAAATTTCCAATGCCAAGATTTTCTTTAAGGAAAGTAAGAAATCTGTCTTTGTACTTTAG
- the LOC137713348 gene encoding uncharacterized protein — MLSQKCRAFYLSTPTLNFTEFPSESTRTFNSRLELMASLDKFFIHRHHNKLQSFSLDWVSEYELGETDIENCCSRSVEKSRVLGWIENAPTCNVEKLDFFLYYCDANPRRYYLRDPDRFSFICVCFWVSELRSVTMEDDEGFCKWICFCCRNIKELRLECVIGLRKIDIESSSLESFGVEYPSCYDLCHVKISGEKVEDLHINWNFNAPLPRTNSLEIFAPNLKRLNWVGYMMNHQNLGELNCLEEVQISLMADGVDDPESKTHEFLSSIRNAKTLRIDQGTTKVVPALASLFKGLPNLTTLELTVSDQLPFFFCTANAATSSGFDRRYWERQHLEFVSQLKYVTIELTNGSNGFVLAKYLLERAQNLEEMLVICLPNQWNFTRKLRSSRIISSNAAVGYLEKSGGRTGF, encoded by the exons ATGTTATCCCAAAAATGCAGAGCATTTTATCTGTCAACTCCCACATTGAACTTCACTGAATTCCCCTCGGAGTCCACTCGCACCTTCAACAGCCGTTTGGAGTTGATGGCTTCCTTGGACAAGTTCTTCATACATCGCCACCATAACAAGCTACAAAGCTTTTCTCTGGATTGGGTTTCTGAGTACGAACTTGGGGAAACAGATATTGAAAATTGCTGCTCTAGATCTGTTGAAAAAtctagggttttgggttggatTGAAAATGCACCGACTTGCAACGTtgaaaagcttgatttttttctttactACTGTGATGCCAACCCTAGAAGATATTATTTGCGAGACCCAGATAGATTTTCCTTCATCTGTGTTTGTTTCTGGGTCTCTgag CTGAGAAGTGTTACCATGGAAGATGATGAGGGTTTTTGCAAATGGATCTGCTTCTGCTGCAGAAATATTAAGGAGTTGAGGCTCGAGTGTGTGATAGGGTTACGAAAAATCGACATTGAGAGTTCGTCTTTGGAATCATTTGGTGTTGAATATCCCTCTTGTTATGATCTTTGCCATGTTAAAATCTCTGGTGAGAAAGTTGAAGATTTGCATATAAATTGGAATTTTAATGCTCCATTGCCTCGGACGAATTCGTTGGAGATTTTCGCTCCAAATCTTAAGCGTTTGAATTGGGTTGGTTATATGATGAATCACCAGAATCTGGGGGAGTTGAATTGTTTGGAAGAAGTTCAGATTTCTCTCATGGCTGATGGAGTAGATGATCCTGAAAGCAAAACTCATGAGTTCCTCTCTAGCATTCGCAATGCTAAAACACTCCGTATTGATCAAGGGACTACAAAG GTTGTCCCGGCGCTGGCCTCACTTTTTAAAGGACTCCCTAATTTGACTACTTTGGAATTGACAGTATCTGATCAGCTACCCTTCTTCTTTTGCACTGCAAATGCGGCTACT TCATCTGGATTCGATAGGCGATATTGGGAACGCCAGCACCTGGAGTTTGTTTCTCAGTTGAAGTATGTAACCATAGAGCTTACTAACGGGTCTAATGGATTTGTGCTTGCAAAGTATCTGCTTGAACGTGCTCAGAATTTGGAAGAAATGCTTGTGATTTGCCTGCCCAATCAATGGAATTTCACAAGGAAGTTGAGGAGCAGCCGGATTATTTCTTCCAATGCTGCAGTTGGCTATCTGGAAAAAAGTGGGGGTCGTACAGGGTTCTAA